Proteins from one Amycolatopsis benzoatilytica AK 16/65 genomic window:
- a CDS encoding dienelactone hydrolase family protein, translating into MDIRIPVADGEIDGYLAVPDGAGPFPSVVLIHDIFGLNQDTRAITGRYAAAGYLALSPDLYSRGGMIRCVKRTFQELAAREGRAFADIEAARSLVAGREDATGKVGVVGFCMGGGFALAAASRDFDASAPYYGPLPKDLSALDGACPIVGSFGGKDLGLRGAAAKLDTALTERGIPHDVKEYPDAGHGFANHYQPAPLAAFARIVGMGYHQSSDSDAWHRVTAFFEQHLR; encoded by the coding sequence ATGGACATCCGGATTCCGGTGGCAGACGGCGAAATCGACGGCTATCTGGCGGTGCCGGACGGCGCGGGCCCGTTCCCTTCGGTGGTGCTGATCCACGACATCTTCGGGCTGAACCAGGACACGCGCGCGATCACCGGCCGGTACGCGGCAGCCGGGTATCTCGCGCTCAGCCCTGATCTGTACTCGCGCGGCGGGATGATCCGCTGTGTGAAGCGGACCTTCCAGGAGCTGGCTGCCCGCGAGGGCCGGGCGTTCGCGGACATCGAGGCGGCCAGGAGCCTCGTCGCCGGACGAGAGGACGCGACCGGGAAGGTCGGCGTCGTCGGATTCTGCATGGGCGGCGGGTTCGCACTGGCGGCCGCTTCGCGGGACTTCGACGCTTCCGCACCGTATTACGGGCCGCTGCCGAAGGATCTGTCCGCTTTGGACGGTGCGTGCCCGATCGTCGGCAGCTTCGGCGGCAAGGACCTCGGGTTGCGAGGCGCGGCCGCCAAACTGGACACCGCACTCACCGAGCGCGGAATTCCGCACGACGTCAAGGAATATCCGGATGCCGGGCACGGCTTCGCGAACCACTACCAACCGGCTCCGCTGGCCGCTTTCGCGCGGATCGTCGGCATGGGCTACCACCAATCGTCCGATTCGGACGCCTGGCACCGCGTCACCGCCTTCTTCGAACAGCACCTGAGGTGA
- a CDS encoding globin domain-containing protein, translating into MTADSISPLPRTSATPRQAPAAVVAMVRLIRDSWAKSEPYAPEISQFFYGMLFTLAPATRDFFPINMEVQGGRVLRALARVVQMVDRPDDLVPFLRQLGRDHRKFGVAPKHYEAVGTALLAALKNHLGPDWTPEVERAWAEAFTIVARAMQEAAAADENPASWSATVVEHRRLTWDLALVRVIPDRPVPYAPGQYMSVEVPQRPRLWRYLSPANAPREDGGMEFHVRAVDGGWVSRAIVSHTQAGDVWRLGPPLGRMAVDRERSRGVLMIAGGTGIAPLRSILDHLALWGENPKTRVFYGGPSREDLYDLEELRGLAATNPWLAVTPVVERGEHLPGCEHGTLAEAVTRYGAWPDHDILVSGSPAMIRATVSRMLVAGSALDQIQYDPFTAD; encoded by the coding sequence ATGACAGCCGATTCGATCAGCCCGCTCCCGCGCACGTCCGCCACCCCGAGGCAGGCCCCCGCCGCGGTCGTCGCCATGGTGCGTCTCATCCGCGACAGCTGGGCCAAATCGGAGCCCTACGCGCCGGAGATCTCGCAGTTCTTCTACGGGATGCTGTTCACCCTCGCGCCCGCCACCCGCGATTTCTTCCCGATCAACATGGAAGTCCAGGGCGGACGGGTGCTGCGCGCGCTGGCCCGTGTGGTGCAGATGGTGGACCGGCCGGACGACCTGGTGCCGTTCCTGCGCCAGCTCGGCCGCGACCACCGCAAGTTCGGCGTCGCGCCCAAGCACTACGAGGCGGTCGGCACCGCCCTGCTGGCAGCGCTGAAGAACCACCTCGGCCCGGACTGGACCCCGGAGGTCGAGCGCGCCTGGGCGGAGGCGTTCACCATCGTCGCGCGCGCGATGCAGGAAGCGGCCGCGGCGGACGAGAACCCGGCGTCCTGGTCGGCCACCGTGGTCGAGCACCGGCGGCTCACCTGGGACCTCGCGCTGGTGCGGGTGATCCCGGACCGGCCGGTGCCGTACGCGCCCGGGCAGTACATGAGCGTCGAGGTGCCGCAGCGGCCCCGGCTGTGGCGGTATCTCTCGCCGGCGAACGCGCCGCGCGAGGACGGCGGCATGGAGTTCCACGTCCGCGCGGTCGACGGCGGCTGGGTGTCGCGCGCGATCGTGAGCCACACCCAGGCCGGCGACGTGTGGCGGCTCGGCCCGCCGCTCGGCCGGATGGCGGTGGACCGGGAGCGTTCGCGCGGCGTGCTGATGATCGCCGGCGGCACCGGGATCGCGCCGCTGCGGTCGATCCTCGACCACCTCGCGCTGTGGGGCGAGAACCCGAAGACCCGGGTGTTCTACGGCGGCCCGAGCCGCGAAGACCTCTACGACCTGGAAGAACTGCGCGGTCTCGCCGCCACCAACCCGTGGCTCGCCGTCACGCCGGTCGTCGAACGCGGCGAGCACCTGCCCGGGTGCGAGCACGGCACGCTCGCCGAGGCGGTCACCCGGTACGGGGCGTGGCCGGACCACGACATCCTGGTGTCCGGTTCGCCGGCGATGATCCGGGCGACGGTGTCCCGGATGCTCGTCGCGGGCAGCGCGCTGGACCAGATCCAGTACGACCCGTTCACCGCGGACTGA
- a CDS encoding MarR family winged helix-turn-helix transcriptional regulator — translation MSVGDDVRLELLRELKTSAQLQHLWIMQAWQNEPGLHPASAMLLSDLAKHGEARPSEVAKRRLVDLSVISRQVAQLQAAGLIQRRPAPEDGRASLISVSEAGLARLEQWRKQYLEFFETALGGWDEERIGQLTAQLAELNEGLRATLGPSGCCAGDAPHVGK, via the coding sequence ATGAGCGTTGGCGACGATGTGCGACTCGAGCTGCTGCGCGAGCTGAAGACGTCCGCCCAGCTCCAGCACCTGTGGATCATGCAGGCGTGGCAGAACGAGCCCGGGCTGCACCCGGCGTCGGCGATGCTGCTGTCCGACCTCGCCAAACACGGCGAGGCCCGGCCGTCCGAGGTCGCCAAGCGGCGCCTCGTCGATCTGTCGGTGATCAGCAGGCAGGTCGCTCAGCTGCAGGCGGCCGGCCTGATCCAGCGCCGGCCCGCCCCCGAGGACGGGCGCGCGTCGCTGATCAGCGTGTCCGAGGCCGGGCTCGCCCGGCTCGAGCAGTGGCGCAAGCAGTACCTCGAATTCTTCGAGACCGCACTGGGCGGCTGGGACGAAGAGCGGATCGGTCAGCTCACCGCCCAGCTCGCCGAATTGAACGAAGGTCTGCGCGCGACGCTCGGACCGTCCGGGTGCTGCGCTGGCGACGCCCCGCACGTGGGAAAGTGA
- a CDS encoding heat shock protein transcriptional repressor HspR: MFGGTPGLPHGADEDTPVFVISVAAQLSGLHAQTLRSYDRHGLVSPGRTAGGGRRYSLRDIALLREVQRLSQEDGVNLSGIKRIIELENQVDALRSRVHELTEELAAAYAAAEQAAAAVHASYRKDLVPLRQQTSLVVWRPKRR; the protein is encoded by the coding sequence ATGTTCGGCGGCACTCCGGGTCTCCCGCACGGTGCGGACGAGGACACCCCGGTCTTCGTGATCTCGGTAGCGGCCCAGCTTTCCGGGCTGCACGCGCAGACGCTGCGCTCCTACGACCGGCACGGCCTGGTTTCCCCCGGCCGCACCGCCGGCGGCGGACGGCGCTATTCGCTGCGCGATATCGCCCTGCTGCGCGAGGTCCAGCGGCTCTCCCAGGAGGATGGCGTCAACCTCTCCGGGATCAAGCGGATCATCGAACTGGAGAACCAGGTCGACGCCCTGCGGTCCCGGGTGCACGAACTGACCGAGGAACTCGCCGCGGCCTACGCGGCGGCCGAACAAGCCGCCGCGGCGGTGCACGCGTCCTATCGCAAGGATCTGGTGCCGTTGCGGCAGCAGACCTCGCTGGTGGTGTGGCGGCCCAAGCGCCGCTGA
- a CDS encoding MFS transporter: protein MTRSRVALLGALGIDHFGSGLFLPLALLYVTSVIGIPLAAAGTAVTVGTMAGLLVPPFAGRLVDRLGPRAGVLAAQLLQAAGTSAYLLAHGIGGIVVAAVLLGAGQQLFYSCLFALISEVAGDVPKDRPFAEVGMARAGGFGLGGLVSSALLTWFGSGGYRIALVVDIATFLVSATIVVALVRPAKRPARPARASTGSGVLRNRPYLALILFSGMFGLSLDFFLIGTPVFVLDRLRAPLWLPGAILFLLTVLTSVGGTLALRLTRRFTRIGAMRVGSALFAAWCVANLGVLLVPRSWQVPYLLTSTLVFAAGDLVFGPRSGALAEAAAPAEAKGRYLAAFQYAFTVAQVLAPAVVSLFSVSAWLPWVLVGGCACLAVLGLGRLGPRLPAAAVTPIQS, encoded by the coding sequence GTGACGCGGAGCAGGGTCGCGCTGCTGGGGGCGCTGGGGATCGACCACTTCGGTTCCGGTCTTTTCCTCCCCCTCGCGCTGCTCTACGTGACGAGCGTGATCGGCATTCCGCTCGCCGCGGCGGGCACCGCGGTGACCGTCGGCACGATGGCCGGACTGCTCGTGCCGCCGTTCGCCGGCCGGCTGGTCGACCGGCTCGGCCCGCGCGCCGGAGTGCTCGCCGCGCAACTGCTGCAAGCCGCGGGTACCTCCGCATACTTGCTCGCCCACGGCATCGGCGGCATCGTCGTGGCCGCGGTGCTGCTCGGTGCCGGCCAGCAATTGTTCTACAGCTGCCTGTTCGCGCTCATCTCGGAAGTCGCCGGCGACGTGCCGAAGGACCGGCCGTTCGCCGAGGTGGGCATGGCGCGCGCGGGCGGGTTCGGGCTCGGCGGGCTGGTGTCGTCGGCGTTGCTGACCTGGTTCGGCTCCGGCGGTTACCGGATCGCGCTGGTCGTCGACATCGCGACCTTCCTGGTTTCGGCGACCATCGTCGTCGCGTTGGTCCGCCCGGCGAAACGGCCCGCGCGCCCGGCCCGGGCCAGCACTGGCAGCGGAGTGCTGCGCAATCGCCCGTACCTCGCGTTGATTCTGTTCAGCGGCATGTTCGGGCTGTCGCTCGACTTCTTCCTCATCGGCACCCCGGTCTTCGTGCTGGACCGGTTGCGCGCGCCGCTCTGGCTGCCCGGCGCGATCCTGTTCCTGCTGACCGTGCTGACCAGCGTCGGCGGCACGCTCGCGCTCCGGCTCACCCGGCGGTTCACCCGGATCGGTGCGATGCGCGTCGGGTCGGCCCTGTTCGCCGCATGGTGCGTGGCCAACCTCGGTGTGCTGCTGGTGCCGCGCAGCTGGCAGGTGCCGTACCTGCTGACCTCGACCCTCGTGTTCGCCGCCGGCGACCTGGTGTTCGGCCCCCGTTCCGGCGCGCTGGCCGAGGCCGCCGCACCGGCCGAGGCGAAGGGCCGTTACCTGGCCGCGTTCCAGTACGCGTTCACGGTGGCGCAGGTGCTCGCACCGGCCGTGGTGTCGCTGTTCTCGGTGTCAGCGTGGCTACCCTGGGTTCTGGTGGGTGGTTGCGCTTGCCTCGCCGTGCTCGGGCTCGGCAGGCTGGGACCGAGGCTTCCCGCGGCGGCGGTGACACCAATTCAGAGTTGA
- a CDS encoding MFS transporter, with the protein MAHREILKAFTGLLLALLVALLSSTIVSNALPTILADLKGSQSEYTWVVTATLLTSTATTSIWGKLSDLFSKKLLYQIAIVVFTVGSALGGIAQSMPELIAFRALQGIGLGGLQALIQVVIAAMIPPRDRGRYSGYTGAVFAVATVSGPLIGGLIVDSPLGWRWCFWVCVPLAVIAFVVLGRTLKLPVLKRKVRIDWLGATLLVGGVALLLIWVSLAGGSFAWASWSTVGYVGGAIVALALAVFVESRVAEPVIPLRLFRNRTFTLSVLASLAVGTAMFGGSVFLGQYYQISRGFSPTHAGLMTLPMVLGLAIASTGAGQVISRTGRTKPFMVAGGISLLAGLFLLATVDHTTNLTLMGGYLALVGLGLGFLMQNLVLVVQNTVAMKDMGSSSSVVTFFRSLGGAAGVSALGAVLAARVATNITNSLTQMGIHSGGAVSGGGGTFAISSLPAALQPVVRAAFGDATGTVFFVAACIAVVTFIAVLFIKEVPLRRTLDADSAPAKAAAKEIAELEAAVEAEPVEMATVLRGRVLDAAGRPVSGVVLTLTDMTGRQVDVGRTGRTGEYELVARTAGEHVLLATAGSTRPAVSTVRLNGNARWHDLLLDAQGSISGRVRVAGRHAAVSGAVLTLTDRMGSVTATHIAGGDGAYRFTGIEPGAYTLTVSAYGFTPHAEPMTVGDGAAAQHDIELSEAVEREFARHQGTLSVD; encoded by the coding sequence ATGGCGCACCGGGAAATCCTCAAGGCATTTACCGGACTGCTGCTGGCGTTGCTGGTGGCACTGCTGTCGTCGACCATCGTGTCCAACGCGCTGCCGACGATCCTGGCCGATCTGAAGGGCTCGCAAAGCGAGTACACCTGGGTCGTCACCGCGACCCTGCTGACCTCGACGGCCACCACCTCGATCTGGGGCAAACTCTCCGATTTGTTCAGCAAGAAACTGCTGTACCAAATCGCCATCGTCGTTTTCACCGTCGGTTCGGCGCTGGGCGGCATCGCGCAGTCGATGCCGGAACTCATCGCGTTCCGCGCGCTGCAAGGCATCGGGCTCGGCGGGCTGCAGGCGCTGATCCAGGTCGTGATCGCGGCGATGATCCCGCCGCGCGACCGGGGCCGCTACTCCGGCTACACCGGCGCGGTGTTCGCCGTCGCGACCGTGTCCGGCCCGTTGATCGGCGGACTGATCGTGGACTCGCCGCTGGGCTGGCGCTGGTGTTTCTGGGTGTGCGTGCCGCTGGCGGTGATCGCGTTCGTCGTGCTCGGCCGGACGCTGAAGCTGCCAGTGCTCAAGCGCAAGGTACGGATCGACTGGCTGGGCGCGACCCTGCTGGTCGGCGGCGTCGCGCTGCTGCTGATCTGGGTTTCGCTGGCCGGCGGCAGCTTCGCCTGGGCGTCCTGGTCGACGGTCGGCTACGTCGGCGGCGCGATAGTCGCGCTGGCGCTTGCGGTATTCGTCGAATCGCGGGTGGCGGAGCCGGTGATTCCGCTTCGGCTGTTCCGCAATCGCACGTTCACGCTGTCCGTGCTCGCCTCGCTGGCGGTCGGCACCGCGATGTTCGGCGGTTCGGTGTTCCTCGGGCAGTACTACCAGATCTCGCGCGGTTTCTCGCCGACGCACGCGGGCCTGATGACGTTGCCGATGGTGCTCGGCCTCGCGATCGCGTCCACCGGTGCCGGGCAGGTCATCTCGCGCACCGGGCGCACCAAGCCGTTCATGGTGGCCGGCGGGATTTCCTTGCTGGCCGGACTGTTCCTGCTCGCGACGGTGGACCACACAACGAACCTGACGCTGATGGGCGGCTACCTCGCGCTGGTCGGCCTCGGGCTGGGTTTCCTGATGCAGAACCTGGTGCTGGTGGTTCAGAACACCGTCGCGATGAAGGACATGGGCTCGTCGTCCTCGGTGGTCACGTTCTTCCGGTCGCTCGGCGGCGCGGCGGGCGTGTCCGCGCTGGGCGCGGTGCTGGCCGCTCGGGTCGCCACGAATATCACGAACTCGTTGACACAGATGGGAATCCACTCCGGCGGCGCGGTGTCCGGGGGCGGCGGCACGTTCGCGATCTCCTCGCTCCCGGCGGCGTTGCAGCCGGTGGTGCGCGCGGCGTTCGGCGATGCGACCGGCACGGTGTTCTTCGTCGCGGCCTGCATCGCAGTGGTCACCTTCATCGCGGTGCTGTTCATCAAGGAGGTGCCGTTGCGCCGCACGCTCGACGCGGACAGCGCGCCGGCGAAGGCTGCTGCGAAGGAGATCGCGGAACTGGAAGCGGCTGTCGAGGCGGAGCCGGTCGAGATGGCCACGGTGCTGCGCGGACGAGTTCTCGACGCGGCTGGCCGTCCCGTGTCCGGTGTGGTGCTCACGCTGACCGACATGACCGGCCGTCAGGTCGACGTCGGCCGTACCGGACGGACTGGCGAATACGAACTGGTCGCGCGCACCGCGGGCGAGCACGTGCTTCTCGCGACGGCAGGTTCCACACGGCCCGCGGTGTCGACGGTGCGCCTTAACGGCAACGCTCGGTGGCACGACTTGCTGTTGGACGCACAAGGTTCCATCTCGGGTCGCGTCCGCGTCGCGGGTCGCCACGCAGCCGTCTCCGGTGCCGTACTGACCCTCACTGACCGCATGGGTTCTGTCACCGCAACGCACATCGCAGGCGGCGACGGCGCGTACCGGTTCACCGGGATCGAGCCGGGCGCGTACACGCTCACGGTGTCGGCGTACGGATTCACGCCGCACGCGGAGCCGATGACGGTCGGCGACGGCGCGGCTGCGCAGCATGACATCGAGCTGAGCGAAGCGGTCGAGCGTGAGTTCGCGCGGCACCAAGGAACACTCAGCGTGGATTAA